The following are from one region of the Coffea eugenioides isolate CCC68of chromosome 2, Ceug_1.0, whole genome shotgun sequence genome:
- the LOC113760118 gene encoding putative late blight resistance protein homolog R1B-17, whose amino-acid sequence MASTRVDSVLHNLELLQNNLEKRDSFETGFSNLREGFEALKLNLLFLKPVLLCARNWSNDQLKVRLRAFLSKIEAAVNRPGMDINSLYLRSKSSFNLKSVVTALKPVVSNLLRNIESFKQDIIDIYDTLSSCSSSESGSCLRDYELVDFIDSVLQNLIDLLSRRYFESMEDYNSALHAHIEALEDKLTFLKNFIGFAKFLGVEERELGDLLAHVQVVALNAARLSYKCLFYKEDEEMHDPRMCSIISELLEKINPVDLQVYETYVKVLKAPKSPESLLTTQTDMQILKDFNDSLISSLWELLWCRTSFAVSVKDQMKRLYEGLRFLRSILNEAQENMNELNDKIVAVISEAGIVVFSLFLNEMKELGVDSLVVGESAESCAMLVNTNNNVMLIVAQLRGSSISGSKPSCHSFKGQVRKTTRFKPSRGRVPMTDEFVVGLEDEAKKVINRLERGSAMLQIVPIVGMPGLGKTTLAKKIYNSPPVRAHFHLFLWCTVSQEYNLKNLLVQILSSLGKQASVNEEHKVLDEIDLMLNLKKLLLKNRYLVVLDDVWDIGVWHGLCHSFPDDRTGSRILITTRESSVASEVRIGVDSVELHNLRELTKEESWELLQTKVFGEAHCPPPLRMLGEKIARNCKGLPLTIVIIAGILSTIEDEAWSEVDSLTSAIAYDTDRCKYTLELSYMNLPLHLIPCLLYFGAFREDQEIETEKLTRLWIAEGFVSAEEPVQDTEPKRLEDLAEEYMMHLIGRNLIMVAKQGHTGGVKTCRIHDLLHEFCKDSQTRKFPTGVAWLHLLLFSQIEETDSFIADMSFVFGIYKKLRVLDLEQIFLRHKVLPGEVEALVELRYLGVQGAMSSIPSTIDKLSNLETFVVIAESGTVSLPDTIWNMTKLRHLHVVGWNVTCSLPSENLENTSGLSNLDTLSTLIVTLDDRAENIMRKIPNVRQLKIQLSAAECSVGCCNLSHLSSLEALEVLAESLPSNPVEFSFPLQLKELVLGGLYLPWSKISVIEELPDLEVLILLGESFVG is encoded by the exons ATGGCCTCTACTCGTGTCGATTCCGTCTTGCATAATCTGGAGTTGCTCCAGAACAACCTCGAAAAACGTGATTCATTTGAAACTGGATTTTCCAACCTGCGTGAAGGATTTGAGGCCCTCAAGCTGAATCTGCTGTTCCTGAAACCAGTTCTTCTGTGTGCAAGAAACTGGAGCAACGACCAATTGAAGGTAAGGCTTCGAGCTTTCTTGTCTAAGATTGAAGCTGCTGTAAACAGACCTGGGATGGATATAAACTCCCTCTATCTTAGGTCAAAAAGTTCATTCAATTTGAAAAGCGTAGTCACAGCTTTGAAACCAGTCGTCTCTAATTTGCTGCGAAACATCGAGTCCTTTAAGCAAGATATCATCGACATATACGATACCTTGTCGAGCTGCAGCTCATCAGAGTCCGGCTCTTGCTTAAGAGACTATGAACTCGTGGACTTCATAGACTCCGTTCTACAGAATCTGATCGATCTTCTCAGCCGTCGGTATTTTGAGTCCATGGAAGATTACAACAGTGCTTTGCACGCACATATTGAGGCCCTTGAAGACAAGCTTACATtcttgaaaaatttcattggctTTGCCAAATTTCTGGGTGTTGAAGAACGTGAATTGGGAGATCTGTTGGCTCACGTTCAAGTTGTGGCTCTAAATGCCGCACGCCTCTCTTACAAGTGTTTGTTTTACAAGGAAGATGAAGAGATGCATGATCCCAGGATGTGCTCCATAATCAGTGAACTACTGGAGAAGATTAACCCCGTTGACCTCCAAGTTTATGAGACATATGTCAAAGTCCTTAAAGCTCCGAAATCCCCAGAATCATTGCTTACAACGCAGACAGATATGCAAATACTGAAGGATTTTAATGATTCTCTCATAAGTAGTCTTTGGGAACTCCTATGGTGCAGAACCAGCTTCGCAGTTTCTGTGAAAGATCAAATGAAAAGACTCTATGAGGGACTGAGATTTTTGAGAAGCATTCTGAATGAGGCGCAGGAGAATATGAATGAgctaaatgataaaattgtggCTGTTATTAGTGAGGCAGGAATTGTAGTTTTCTCACTCTTTCTGAATGAAATGAAAGAACTGGGTGTTGACTCCTTAGTGGTCGGAGAATCTGCTGAATCTTGTGCTATGTTAGTCAACACGAACAACAATGTTATGCTTATTGTGGCTCAGCTAAGGGGTTCAAGCATCTCAGGAAGTAAACCCTCCTGTCATAGCTTCAAAGGACAAGTTCGCAAGACTACCCGTTTCAAGCCATCAAGAGGTAGAGTACCAATGACCGATGAATTTGTAGTTGGTCTCGAGGATGAGGCAAAAAAAGTGATTAACAGACTCGAAAGAGGATCAGCAATGTTGCAAATTGTTCCCATTGTGGGAATGCCTGGACTTGGCAAGACCACTCTAGCCAAAAAAATTTACAATAGTCCCCCAGTTCGGGCTCACTTCCATTTGTTTCTTTGGTGTACTGTTTCTCAAGAATATAACTTGAAAAATCTACTAGTTCAAATTTTGTCCTCTCTTGGTAAACAGGCTAGCGTGAATGAAGAGCACAAAGTTCTGGATGAGATTGATTTAATGCTAAACCTCAAGAAACTGTTATTGAAGAATAGATATCTCGTTGTTTTAGATGATGTCTGGGACATTGGGGTATGGCATGGCTTGTGTCATTCATTCCCTGACGATAGGACTGGAAGTCGAATCCTAATTACAACTCGAGAATCTAGTGTGGCTTCAGAGGTTAGAATTGGTGTGGATTCTGTGGAACTTCACAATCTTCGTGAACTCACCAAAGAAGAGAGTTGGGAATTATTGCAGACGAAGGTGTTTGGAGAAGCACATTGTCCTCCACCACTACGCATGCTTGGGGAGAAAATAGCAAGAAATTGCAAGGGATTGCCTCTTACCATAGTCATCATAGCTGGAATTTTGTCAACTATAGAGGATGAGGCTTGGAGTGAAGTTGATAGTTTAACTTCAGCCATTGCGTATGATACAGACCGGTGCAAGTATACATTGGAGCTGAGTTACATGAACTTACCACTTCATTTGATACCATGCCTTCTCTACTTTGGGGCATTTAGAGAAGATCAAGAAATTGAAACTGAGAAGTTGACGAGACTATGGATAGCCGAAGGCTTTGTATCTGCTGAAGAGCCTGTGCAAGATACAGAACCAAAGAGATTAGAGGATTTAGCAGAAGAATACATGATGCATCTTATTGGCCGAAACCTAATCATGGTTGCCAAACAAGGACATACTGGTGGAGTCAAAACTTGTCGCATTCATGATCTATTACACGAGTTTTGTAAGGACAGCCAAACAAGAAAATTTCCTACAGGTGTTGCGTGGCTACA TCTGCTATTGTTTAGTCAGATTGAAGAGACTGATTCATTCATCGCTGATATGTCATTTGTCTTTGGCATCTACAAAAAACTTCGGGTGTTGgatttggagcaaatttttcTGCGGCATAAGGTTTTACCTGGAGAAGTAGAAGCTCTTGTTGAGCTGAGATACTTGGGTGTTCAGGGTGCAATGAGTTCCATTCCCTCCACAATTGACAAGCTCTCCAACTTAGAAACTTTTGTTGTGATTGCTGAATCTGGTACTGTTTCATTGCCAGATACCATATGGAACATGACCAAGTTGAGGCATCTACATGTGGTGGGCTGGAACGTTACTTGTTCTTTGCCGAGTGAAAATCTTGAAAACACCTCCGGCCTCTCGAATTTAGATACTCTTTCCACCTTGATTGTGACTTTAGACGACAGAGCGGAAAATATAATGAGAAAGATTCCAAATGTCCGCCAACTGAAGATCCAACTCTCGGCAGCAGAGTGCTCTGTGGGATGCTGCAACTTAAGTCACCTTTCAAGTCTAGAAGCACTCGAAGTGTTGGCGGAGTCATTGCCATCGAATCCTGTTGAGTTTTCTTTCCCTCTACAGTTAAAAGAGTTGGTCCTTGGAGGATTGTATCTGCCCTGGAGTAAAATTTCAGTGATTGAGGAACTACCCGACCTTGAGGTCCTTATATTACTCGGCGAGTCATTTGTCGGATAA